A window of Neisseria canis contains these coding sequences:
- the nhaC gene encoding Na+/H+ antiporter NhaC translates to MKKTLIHTRPKEALLIAAIIIATMGVTIIGFEWVPHLAIILVLCGLMMFGLARRVCFKAMQKQMAEGVMSGIGAIYLFFFIGLLVSALMMSGAIPTLMYYGFGLISADYFYLSAFLLTAVTGIAIGSSLTTCATIGVAFIGMTQAFHANPAITAGAIVSGAFFGDKMSPLSDTTGIAASIVGIDLFEHIRNMMYTTVPAFVLTAALFVLFADASTANLDSIAAMKTQLLSSGLIHGYTLIPFAVLLILALRKINAIYTIIATVATALVITYIHSSPSIKDIGGWFFAGYKPAADLGQTGSLLSRGGLQSMFFTQTIVILALSLGGLLHALGILPALLEGIRHLLTTTGRATLSVASTALGVNVLIGEQYLSLMLAGETFKPVYDKLQLHPRNLSRTLEDAGTVINPLVPWSVCGVFISHALGVPVIDYLPYSFFCYLCLLLTLLFGFSGLTISKKEER, encoded by the coding sequence ATGAAAAAAACATTAATCCATACCCGCCCGAAAGAAGCGTTGCTGATTGCCGCCATCATAATTGCCACCATGGGCGTAACCATCATCGGCTTTGAATGGGTACCGCATTTGGCCATTATCCTAGTTTTATGCGGCCTGATGATGTTCGGCTTGGCCCGCCGCGTGTGTTTCAAAGCCATGCAGAAACAGATGGCCGAGGGCGTGATGTCGGGCATAGGCGCGATTTATCTGTTCTTTTTTATCGGCCTTTTGGTGTCAGCGCTGATGATGTCGGGTGCGATTCCCACGCTGATGTATTACGGCTTCGGGCTGATTTCGGCGGATTATTTCTACCTTTCCGCTTTCCTGCTTACCGCCGTTACCGGCATTGCCATCGGCAGCAGCCTCACCACCTGCGCCACCATAGGCGTGGCTTTTATCGGCATGACCCAAGCGTTTCACGCCAACCCCGCAATTACCGCCGGCGCCATTGTGTCCGGTGCATTTTTCGGCGATAAAATGTCGCCGCTTTCCGATACCACGGGCATTGCGGCTTCCATTGTGGGCATTGATCTGTTTGAACATATCCGCAATATGATGTACACCACCGTGCCCGCATTCGTCTTAACCGCGGCCTTGTTCGTGTTGTTTGCCGATGCCTCCACTGCCAATCTCGACAGCATTGCCGCCATGAAAACGCAACTGTTGTCCAGCGGGCTGATACACGGTTACACGCTTATTCCGTTTGCCGTATTGCTGATACTGGCTCTGCGCAAAATCAACGCCATTTACACGATTATCGCCACCGTTGCCACCGCCCTCGTGATTACCTATATCCACAGCTCGCCCTCGATTAAAGACATAGGCGGCTGGTTCTTCGCCGGTTACAAGCCTGCCGCAGATTTGGGGCAAACCGGCAGCCTGCTTTCGCGTGGCGGCCTCCAAAGCATGTTTTTCACCCAAACCATTGTGATTCTCGCTCTAAGTTTGGGCGGCCTACTGCATGCTCTCGGCATTTTACCTGCACTGCTCGAAGGCATCCGCCACCTGCTCACCACCACCGGCCGCGCCACTTTATCCGTGGCCTCCACCGCTTTAGGTGTGAACGTATTGATTGGCGAGCAATATCTCAGCCTGATGCTGGCCGGTGAAACATTCAAACCGGTTTACGACAAGCTGCAACTGCATCCGCGCAATCTGTCGCGCACGTTGGAAGACGCGGGTACCGTTATCAACCCGCTGGTTCCCTGGAGCGTGTGCGGCGTATTCATCAGCCACGCGCTCGGCGTGCCCGTAATCGACTATCTGCCCTATTCTTTCTTTTGCTACCTCTGCCTGCTGTTAACCCTGTTGTTCGGCTTCAGCGGCTTAACCATCAGTAAAAAAGAAGAAAGATAA
- the rimP gene encoding ribosome maturation factor RimP translates to MDIQSILEKTLPGLGYEVVDFELTAQGTLRVFIDKEGGITVEDCATVSNHLSRVFMVEDIDYKNLEISSPGLDRPLKKAADFERFAGEQAKIKTRLPVDGQKNFIGRIEGCKDDTVRISFDGKTVELALSNIDNARLKPEFKF, encoded by the coding sequence TTGGATATTCAAAGCATTCTTGAAAAAACCCTGCCGGGTTTAGGCTATGAAGTGGTGGACTTCGAGCTGACCGCCCAAGGCACTTTGCGCGTATTTATCGATAAAGAAGGCGGTATCACCGTGGAAGACTGCGCAACCGTGAGCAATCATTTGAGCCGCGTGTTTATGGTGGAAGATATCGACTATAAAAATCTGGAAATTTCCAGTCCGGGCCTTGACCGCCCGCTGAAAAAAGCGGCCGATTTCGAACGCTTTGCCGGAGAGCAGGCGAAAATCAAAACCCGCCTGCCGGTTGACGGCCAGAAAAACTTTATCGGGCGCATCGAAGGCTGCAAGGATGATACCGTACGCATTTCTTTCGACGGCAAAACCGTCGAACTGGCTCTATCCAATATCGACAATGCCCGTCTGAAACCCGAATTCAAATTTTAA
- a CDS encoding OmpA family protein — translation MNMMKTLTVLAAASAMALTGCVTDPTTGQQKVSKTAMYGLGGAAACGAIGAITHGGKGARNAALACGAVGAGVGGYMDYQEAKLRESLKNSEVQVSREGNQIKLTMPSAVTFDTNSATLSGAAMDSLNKASETLVQYPETTITVAGHTDSSGNDAINQPLSERRARSVADYLVQRGVAGSRLSTVGYGSRQPVAGNDTAAGKAQNRRVEILINPTANAGK, via the coding sequence ATGAACATGATGAAAACTTTAACTGTGTTAGCGGCAGCTTCCGCTATGGCTTTGACCGGTTGTGTTACGGATCCTACCACCGGCCAGCAAAAGGTAAGCAAAACCGCCATGTATGGTTTGGGCGGCGCGGCTGCGTGCGGTGCGATCGGTGCGATTACCCACGGCGGCAAAGGCGCGCGCAATGCGGCTTTGGCGTGTGGTGCAGTGGGTGCCGGTGTGGGCGGCTATATGGACTACCAGGAAGCCAAATTGCGCGAGAGCCTGAAAAACAGCGAGGTACAGGTTTCCCGCGAAGGCAACCAAATCAAGCTGACTATGCCGAGCGCAGTAACGTTTGATACCAACAGCGCGACTTTGAGCGGTGCGGCTATGGATTCTTTGAACAAAGCGTCCGAAACCTTGGTGCAATATCCCGAAACCACGATTACCGTGGCAGGCCATACAGACAGTAGCGGTAATGATGCGATTAACCAACCTCTGTCTGAACGCCGTGCGCGTTCTGTGGCAGACTATTTGGTGCAGCGCGGTGTTGCAGGTTCCCGCTTGAGCACGGTCGGCTACGGTTCGCGCCAGCCTGTTGCCGGCAACGACACGGCTGCGGGTAAAGCGCAAAACCGCCGTGTGGAGATTCTGATTAATCCTACTGCCAATGCCGGTAAATAA
- the aroQ gene encoding type II 3-dehydroquinate dehydratase encodes MARILVINGPNLNLLGTREPHIYGSETLADISKHLDCVAAELGLGIVHFQSNSEGGIVSRIQEARGNTDMIIINAGAYTHTSIAIRDALGGVGIPFIEVHISNVHSREAFRHHSYLSDKAVGVIVGLGTYGYEAALRFCSRHVNIVNQHKGAQQRRSKS; translated from the coding sequence ATGGCGCGCATTCTGGTTATCAACGGCCCCAACCTCAATCTGCTCGGCACCCGCGAGCCGCACATTTACGGCTCGGAAACCTTAGCCGACATCAGCAAACATCTCGACTGCGTTGCCGCCGAACTCGGCCTCGGCATTGTCCATTTCCAAAGCAACAGCGAAGGCGGCATCGTCAGCCGCATCCAAGAAGCGCGCGGCAACACGGATATGATTATTATCAACGCCGGCGCCTACACCCATACCAGCATTGCCATCCGCGACGCACTCGGCGGCGTAGGCATTCCCTTTATCGAAGTCCACATTTCCAACGTACACAGCCGCGAAGCCTTCCGCCACCATTCTTATCTTTCCGATAAAGCCGTCGGCGTGATTGTGGGGTTGGGCACCTACGGCTACGAAGCCGCCCTGCGCTTTTGCAGCCGCCATGTGAATATAGTCAATCAACACAAAGGCGCGCAGCAACGCCGTAGTAAAAGTTAA
- a CDS encoding glutathione peroxidase, whose product MASIYDFTVRNAAGEAVSLSEYAGKVLLIVNTATRCGLTPQYEELQQLYARFHPMGLEILDFPCNQFRAQAPESGSEIAQICQTKFGTQFTIFDKVDVNGPNESPLYAYLKAQQPNDKGGGSFKELLLKLASIGEKREGSDIKWNFTKFLVNRNGEVVGRFAPSVKPSEIADDLELLLS is encoded by the coding sequence ATGGCTTCAATTTATGATTTCACCGTGCGCAATGCGGCGGGCGAAGCAGTAAGCCTGTCTGAATATGCAGGCAAAGTGCTGCTGATTGTGAACACCGCCACCCGCTGCGGATTAACGCCGCAATATGAAGAGCTGCAACAGCTTTACGCCCGGTTCCACCCTATGGGGCTGGAAATTTTGGATTTCCCCTGCAACCAGTTTCGCGCCCAAGCGCCGGAATCGGGCAGCGAAATCGCGCAAATCTGCCAAACCAAATTCGGCACGCAATTCACGATTTTCGACAAAGTCGATGTAAACGGCCCGAATGAAAGCCCGCTGTATGCCTATCTGAAAGCGCAACAGCCAAATGATAAGGGCGGCGGCAGCTTTAAAGAGCTGCTGCTCAAGCTCGCTTCAATCGGCGAGAAGCGCGAAGGCAGCGACATTAAATGGAATTTCACCAAATTCCTCGTCAACCGTAACGGCGAAGTGGTCGGGCGTTTTGCACCAAGCGTCAAGCCTTCCGAAATAGCGGATGATTTGGAACTGCTGCTTTCCTAA
- the rpsO gene encoding 30S ribosomal protein S15 — MALSIEQKAQIVKDFQRKEGDTGSSEVQVALLTFRINDLTPHFKANPKDHHSRRGLLKMVSARRRLLSYLRRTKPDTYRELIGRLGLRK, encoded by the coding sequence ATGGCACTGTCCATCGAACAAAAAGCACAAATCGTTAAAGATTTCCAACGCAAAGAAGGCGATACCGGTTCTTCTGAAGTGCAAGTTGCATTGCTGACTTTCCGCATCAACGACTTGACACCCCACTTCAAAGCCAATCCTAAAGACCACCACAGCCGCCGCGGCCTGTTGAAAATGGTGAGCGCACGCCGCCGCCTGTTGTCTTACCTGCGCCGCACCAAGCCCGACACTTACCGCGAGCTGATCGGCCGTTTGGGTCTGCGTAAATAA
- a CDS encoding glutathione S-transferase N-terminal domain-containing protein: protein MQLYLSHTSPFARLCLVRALLLQQNDLRLHFTNPWDNPADLAGKNPFGQIPVLETDDGVTIYNTHLICQYLHHDAFSPQDLAVTAYAASLLEISIQALKLVRFKAENSTDHPLVARCLDAVRRALPQAPELDPQSREWPQVMLGIVLLTVKLRCPDLFNQHVRSDTAQAVARFEELDFVRKTDPAALEKRPATVGSL from the coding sequence ATGCAGCTTTATCTCAGCCACACTTCCCCGTTTGCCCGATTATGCTTGGTGCGCGCGCTCTTGTTGCAGCAAAACGATTTACGCCTGCATTTCACCAACCCGTGGGACAACCCTGCCGACTTGGCCGGGAAAAATCCGTTCGGCCAAATTCCCGTGCTGGAAACCGACGACGGTGTAACCATTTACAATACACACCTCATCTGCCAATACCTGCACCATGATGCCTTTTCACCGCAAGATTTGGCCGTTACCGCTTATGCCGCCAGCCTGCTGGAAATAAGCATTCAGGCACTCAAGCTCGTGCGTTTCAAAGCCGAAAACAGTACCGATCATCCCCTGGTGGCACGCTGCTTGGATGCCGTTCGGCGCGCCCTGCCCCAAGCGCCCGAACTCGATCCACAAAGCCGGGAATGGCCGCAAGTGATGCTCGGCATTGTTTTGCTTACCGTGAAGCTGCGCTGCCCCGACCTGTTCAACCAACATGTGCGCAGCGATACCGCGCAGGCAGTTGCCCGATTCGAAGAGCTTGATTTTGTGCGCAAAACCGACCCCGCAGCTTTGGAAAAGCGCCCTGCCACCGTCGGCAGCCTTTAA
- a CDS encoding choline/carnitine O-acyltransferase: MSQTPRLPVPDLAETCERYLKQVRPLLSDEAFEKTAATTRYFKSRKGKELQAALQQFAAKAETSWLIDAWLESYLSVRTPLPLTSNVGFSIQTQGRDLAEWASALAAVCADYYHQRIPVPHTPQGTPVCMTQWAILQGASRVPQKEVDSFHFSPKGNRHIGVLHNGFYYRFAALDEQFEAYHPDTFRQAFEQILSDTPQNRYPVAVPCYLGGNETARVYQTLQQQEDNTRLLEHIEQDLFHISISSENLDADSDLAQTTFQPGQNVWCYKPTTYCYNTSTNRLFLHCEHTWSDGGALKGIVTLATAKLAAPGGKKNRPAVHRYEWQLDAALQKNWQKWQQNYAKQAEPMRVTSACVPFNGLTVPKGVSQDALMQFLLQYAQLTTYGSIRNTYEAVDVSHFRNGRTECVRPVSEESLAFVGTLLQEKPSREALDAALAEHKARIKASKLGQGPNRHLLGLQLMAPKASSRSPVFFKDEGYQTFTTDFLSTSTVGDDSTVVNFAFAPTSPGGLGVNYTITPEGWLFTVSHTENQQQEVGVFLEALKVGGQHLLEFLNA, translated from the coding sequence ATGTCCCAAACACCCCGCCTCCCCGTGCCCGATTTGGCCGAAACCTGCGAACGCTATTTGAAACAGGTGCGCCCGCTGCTGAGCGACGAAGCTTTTGAGAAAACCGCAGCAACCACCCGCTATTTCAAATCGCGCAAAGGCAAAGAATTGCAGGCCGCCCTGCAGCAATTTGCAGCAAAAGCCGAAACCAGCTGGCTGATTGACGCCTGGCTCGAAAGCTATCTGAGCGTCCGCACGCCGCTGCCTTTAACCAGCAACGTAGGCTTCAGCATCCAAACCCAAGGCAGGGATTTGGCGGAATGGGCATCCGCATTGGCAGCGGTGTGCGCCGATTATTACCATCAGCGCATTCCCGTGCCGCACACCCCGCAAGGCACCCCCGTGTGCATGACGCAATGGGCGATTTTGCAGGGCGCTTCGCGTGTGCCGCAAAAAGAAGTCGACAGTTTTCACTTTTCACCCAAAGGCAACCGCCATATCGGCGTGTTGCACAACGGTTTCTACTACCGCTTTGCCGCGCTCGACGAACAATTCGAAGCCTACCACCCCGATACGTTCAGACAGGCATTCGAACAAATCCTTTCCGATACCCCTCAAAACCGCTATCCGGTAGCCGTGCCCTGCTATCTGGGCGGCAACGAAACCGCCCGCGTATACCAAACCCTGCAACAGCAGGAAGACAACACCCGCCTGCTGGAACACATCGAACAAGACCTGTTCCATATCAGCATCAGCAGCGAAAACCTCGATGCCGACAGCGATCTCGCCCAAACCACCTTCCAACCCGGGCAAAACGTTTGGTGCTACAAACCCACCACCTATTGCTACAACACAAGCACCAACCGCCTGTTTCTGCATTGCGAACACACTTGGTCCGACGGCGGCGCGCTTAAAGGCATCGTTACCCTCGCCACCGCCAAACTGGCCGCACCCGGCGGCAAAAAAAACCGCCCCGCCGTCCACCGCTACGAATGGCAGCTGGATGCCGCCTTGCAGAAAAACTGGCAAAAATGGCAGCAAAACTATGCCAAGCAGGCCGAACCGATGCGCGTAACCAGCGCCTGCGTGCCGTTCAACGGCCTAACCGTTCCCAAAGGCGTGAGCCAAGACGCGCTGATGCAGTTTCTCCTGCAATACGCCCAGCTCACCACCTACGGCAGCATCCGCAACACTTACGAAGCCGTTGATGTGAGCCACTTCCGAAACGGCCGCACCGAATGCGTGCGCCCCGTTTCCGAAGAATCACTGGCATTTGTCGGCACCCTATTGCAGGAGAAACCCTCCCGCGAAGCGCTGGATGCCGCACTGGCCGAGCACAAAGCCCGCATCAAAGCAAGCAAACTCGGCCAAGGCCCCAACCGCCACCTGCTCGGCCTGCAACTGATGGCGCCCAAAGCAAGCAGCCGCAGCCCCGTATTTTTTAAAGACGAAGGCTACCAAACCTTCACCACCGATTTCCTCTCCACCTCAACCGTAGGCGACGACAGCACGGTGGTTAACTTTGCCTTTGCCCCCACCTCGCCGGGCGGCTTGGGCGTCAACTACACCATCACGCCCGAAGGCTGGCTGTTTACCGTGAGCCACACCGAAAACCAACAGCAGGAAGTCGGCGTATTTCTGGAAGCCCTGAAAGTCGGCGGGCAGCATTTGCTCGAATTTCTCAACGCCTGA
- the infB gene encoding translation initiation factor IF-2: protein MSNSTVEQFAADLKKPVEELLKQLKSAGVAKSSGSDEITADDKALLLAYLKQSHDTQSSTISIARKKTERSTIDGVQVETRRRSRKVVVPSPEELVVQAKAQQQKAAEEAAAAEQQARAEAEAEAEAEAEEKAKAEAEAKKLAEEAKQKAEEQVKAEAAKEQQAAPVEEAAQKSEKPAKKGKDKKNAPLPKPVEVVSAAEQAARDEEARRAAALRAHQEALLREKQERQERQQRREEAKKQAQEEARAAQKARADEQRSAKPSEKKPLAVSGSTSAKAKDRGAEDVNPSSGSRKKEDRRNRDDGDMQSRGAKGKGKGKDRNAAHSNEERVRGGGKKGKKLKLEPNQHAFTAPTEPVVHEVLVPETITVADLAHKMAVKGVEVVKALMKMGMMVTINQSLDQETALIVVEEMGHIGKPAAADDPEAFLEEGAELVEAEKLPRPPVVTVMGHVDHGKTSLLDYIRRAKVVQGEAGGITQHIGAYHVETPRGVITFLDTPGHEAFTAMRARGAQATDIVILVVAADDGVMPQTIEAIAHAKAAGVPIVVAVNKIDKDTANPERIRQELTNYEVIPDSWGGTTQFVDVSAKQGINIDALLEAVLLEAEVLELQAPVDAPAKGIIVEARLDKGRGAVATLLVQSGTLRKGDMLLAGTAFGKVRAMIDENGKPIEEAGPSIPVEILGLSDVPNAGEDAMVLADEKKAREIALFRQGKYRDVRLAKQQAAKLENMFNNMGEGQAQNLSVIIKADVQGSYEALTGSLQKLSTDEVKVNVLHSGVGGITESDVNLAIASGAFVIGFNVRADASARKLAETEDVEIRYYNIIYDAIDDVKAAMSGMLAPEEKEQVTGTVEIRQVISVSKVGNIAGCMVTDGVVKRDSHVRLIRNNVVIHTGELASLKRFKDDVKEVRMGFECGLMLKNYNDIMEGDQLEVFDIVEVARTL, encoded by the coding sequence ATGAGTAACAGTACTGTAGAACAATTTGCAGCAGATCTGAAAAAACCGGTGGAAGAGCTGCTGAAACAACTGAAAAGTGCCGGTGTTGCCAAATCATCAGGCAGCGATGAAATTACTGCCGATGATAAAGCTTTATTGCTTGCTTATCTGAAGCAAAGCCATGATACGCAAAGCAGCACAATCAGTATTGCCCGCAAAAAAACCGAACGCAGCACTATTGACGGTGTACAGGTAGAAACGCGCCGCCGCAGCCGCAAAGTTGTTGTGCCTTCGCCTGAAGAGTTGGTGGTTCAGGCCAAAGCCCAGCAGCAAAAAGCCGCGGAAGAGGCGGCAGCAGCCGAGCAGCAAGCCCGAGCGGAAGCGGAGGCCGAAGCAGAGGCGGAAGCAGAAGAAAAAGCCAAAGCAGAAGCAGAGGCTAAAAAACTTGCAGAAGAAGCCAAACAAAAGGCTGAAGAGCAGGTAAAAGCCGAAGCAGCAAAAGAGCAACAGGCCGCTCCGGTTGAGGAAGCGGCACAGAAATCCGAAAAACCGGCGAAAAAAGGAAAAGACAAAAAAAACGCCCCTCTGCCTAAGCCTGTAGAAGTAGTTAGTGCTGCGGAGCAGGCTGCGCGGGATGAAGAAGCCCGCCGTGCGGCTGCCCTGCGCGCGCATCAAGAGGCGCTTTTGCGTGAAAAACAAGAGCGTCAAGAGCGTCAGCAGCGCCGTGAAGAAGCGAAAAAGCAGGCTCAGGAAGAGGCGCGTGCCGCACAAAAAGCGCGTGCCGACGAGCAACGTTCTGCCAAACCGTCGGAGAAAAAGCCGTTGGCCGTTTCAGGCAGCACTTCGGCTAAGGCCAAAGACCGCGGAGCGGAAGATGTGAATCCGAGCAGCGGCAGCCGCAAGAAAGAAGACCGCCGCAACCGTGATGATGGTGACATGCAGTCACGCGGCGCGAAAGGCAAAGGCAAGGGCAAAGACCGCAATGCGGCGCACAGCAATGAAGAGCGCGTGCGCGGCGGCGGTAAAAAAGGCAAGAAACTCAAGCTTGAGCCGAACCAACACGCCTTTACCGCGCCTACCGAGCCGGTGGTGCATGAGGTTTTGGTGCCTGAAACCATTACCGTAGCCGATTTGGCGCACAAAATGGCTGTAAAAGGCGTGGAAGTGGTTAAAGCCCTGATGAAAATGGGTATGATGGTAACCATCAACCAATCGCTTGACCAAGAAACCGCGCTGATTGTGGTAGAAGAAATGGGCCACATCGGCAAACCTGCCGCTGCGGATGATCCGGAAGCTTTCTTGGAAGAAGGTGCGGAGCTTGTTGAAGCCGAAAAATTACCGCGTCCGCCCGTGGTTACCGTGATGGGTCACGTCGACCACGGTAAAACCTCGCTGCTTGACTATATCCGCCGCGCCAAAGTGGTGCAGGGTGAGGCCGGCGGGATTACCCAACATATCGGTGCCTACCATGTGGAAACACCGCGCGGTGTGATTACTTTCTTGGATACTCCGGGTCACGAAGCGTTTACCGCAATGCGCGCGCGCGGTGCACAGGCAACCGACATTGTGATTCTGGTTGTGGCTGCCGACGACGGTGTGATGCCGCAAACCATTGAGGCGATTGCCCATGCAAAAGCAGCGGGTGTGCCGATTGTGGTGGCCGTGAACAAAATCGATAAAGACACTGCGAACCCGGAGCGTATCCGTCAGGAATTGACCAACTATGAAGTTATTCCCGATTCTTGGGGCGGCACGACCCAATTTGTGGACGTATCTGCCAAACAAGGCATCAATATTGATGCGCTGTTGGAAGCGGTGTTGCTGGAAGCGGAAGTATTGGAGCTGCAAGCTCCGGTTGACGCTCCTGCCAAAGGTATTATTGTGGAGGCACGTTTGGACAAAGGCCGCGGTGCGGTAGCCACCTTGCTGGTACAAAGCGGTACTTTGAGAAAAGGCGATATGCTGTTGGCCGGTACGGCTTTCGGTAAAGTGCGCGCCATGATTGACGAGAACGGAAAGCCGATCGAAGAAGCAGGGCCTTCCATTCCGGTGGAAATTCTCGGTTTGTCGGACGTGCCGAATGCAGGCGAAGACGCGATGGTGCTTGCCGACGAGAAAAAAGCCCGCGAAATCGCACTGTTCCGCCAAGGCAAATACCGCGACGTGCGTTTGGCCAAACAGCAAGCCGCCAAGTTGGAAAATATGTTCAACAACATGGGCGAAGGCCAGGCACAAAACCTTTCTGTGATTATCAAGGCCGACGTGCAAGGTTCTTACGAGGCGCTTACGGGCAGCTTGCAGAAACTTTCCACCGACGAGGTGAAAGTGAACGTATTGCACAGCGGTGTGGGCGGCATTACCGAAAGCGATGTGAACTTGGCGATTGCTTCCGGCGCATTTGTTATCGGATTTAACGTGCGTGCCGATGCCTCTGCCCGCAAGTTGGCTGAAACCGAAGATGTGGAAATCCGTTACTACAACATCATTTATGATGCCATTGATGATGTCAAAGCGGCCATGAGCGGCATGTTGGCTCCGGAAGAGAAAGAACAGGTAACGGGCACGGTGGAAATCCGCCAGGTGATTTCGGTATCGAAAGTGGGCAATATTGCCGGCTGTATGGTAACCGACGGCGTGGTAAAACGCGATTCGCATGTCCGCCTGATCCGCAACAATGTGGTTATCCATACCGGCGAGTTGGCATCTTTGAAACGCTTCAAAGACGATGTGAAAGAAGTGCGCATGGGCTTTGAATGCGGCTTGATGCTGAAAAACTATAATGACATCATGGAAGGCGACCAGCTGGAAGTGTTTGACATTGTAGAAGTGGCGCGCACTCTGTAA
- the nusA gene encoding transcription termination factor NusA, with product MSREMLQLAEALASEKNVDPDVVFDALEFALGTAAKKKSEREHMDVRVEINRDTGEYSTYRRWLIVADEDYTYPDTEKTIEEIQEEIPGTTIQIGEYYEEKLPNEAFGRQAAQTAKQIILQRIRDAEREKILNEFLERKEDIVMGTVKRVERHGIIVEIGKLDALIPRDQMIPRENYRNGDRIRALFLRVDEQGSRKQVILSRTSREFLVKLFEQEVPEIADGLLEIKEAARDPGQRAKIAVKSNDQRIDPQGTCIGVRGSRINAVSNEISGERIDVVLWSPETAQFVINALSPAEVTRILIDEDKHAVDVVVAEDQLALAIGRGGQNVRLAADLTNWQLNIMTVQEAEERHAAEDAAIRSLFVQHLNVDEETADALVQEGFSTLEEVAYVPGEELVEIGFDEATVDTLRNRARDAILTLAIASEEKLEEIAEDLKTLEGVDQDMLRDLAQAGIIDRDGLAELAIDELIEITGVSKEEAEKVIMAARAHWFEEENK from the coding sequence ATGAGTCGCGAAATGTTGCAATTGGCCGAAGCACTTGCCAGCGAGAAAAACGTAGATCCGGATGTGGTGTTTGACGCATTGGAGTTTGCGCTGGGTACTGCTGCCAAGAAAAAATCCGAGCGCGAACATATGGATGTGCGCGTAGAAATCAACCGCGATACCGGAGAATATTCAACTTACCGCCGCTGGCTGATCGTGGCGGATGAAGATTACACTTATCCCGATACCGAAAAAACCATTGAAGAAATCCAGGAAGAAATTCCGGGCACAACCATTCAGATCGGCGAATATTACGAAGAAAAACTGCCGAACGAAGCTTTCGGCCGCCAAGCCGCGCAAACAGCCAAACAAATTATTCTGCAACGCATCCGTGATGCGGAACGCGAGAAAATTCTAAATGAATTTTTGGAGCGGAAAGAGGACATCGTGATGGGCACGGTGAAGCGTGTCGAGCGCCACGGTATTATTGTGGAAATCGGCAAACTTGATGCCCTGATTCCGCGCGACCAAATGATTCCGCGCGAAAACTACCGCAACGGCGACCGCATCCGCGCGCTTTTTTTGCGGGTGGACGAACAAGGTTCGCGCAAACAAGTGATTTTGAGCCGAACCTCGCGCGAGTTTCTGGTTAAGCTGTTTGAGCAGGAAGTGCCCGAAATTGCCGACGGTTTGTTGGAAATCAAAGAAGCCGCCCGCGATCCGGGTCAGCGTGCGAAAATCGCAGTGAAATCCAACGACCAACGTATCGACCCGCAAGGCACCTGTATCGGTGTGCGCGGCTCGCGCATCAATGCGGTCAGCAATGAAATCAGCGGCGAGCGCATCGATGTGGTGTTGTGGTCGCCTGAAACTGCGCAATTTGTAATCAACGCGCTTTCTCCGGCTGAAGTAACCCGCATCCTGATTGATGAAGACAAACATGCGGTTGATGTGGTGGTGGCGGAAGACCAATTGGCGCTTGCCATCGGCCGCGGCGGTCAAAACGTGCGTCTTGCCGCCGATTTGACCAACTGGCAGCTGAACATCATGACGGTTCAAGAAGCGGAAGAGCGCCATGCAGCCGAAGATGCCGCCATCCGCAGCCTGTTTGTACAACATCTGAATGTAGATGAAGAAACTGCCGACGCGTTGGTTCAAGAAGGCTTTTCAACTTTGGAAGAAGTGGCCTATGTGCCGGGGGAAGAGTTAGTGGAAATCGGCTTTGATGAAGCCACGGTTGACACTTTGCGCAATCGTGCCCGCGATGCCATCCTCACGCTGGCCATTGCTTCCGAGGAAAAATTGGAAGAAATCGCAGAAGATCTGAAAACGCTGGAAGGTGTGGATCAAGATATGCTGCGTGATTTGGCTCAAGCCGGCATTATCGACCGCGACGGTTTGGCAGAATTGGCTATTGACGAATTAATCGAAATTACCGGCGTCAGCAAAGAAGAAGCTGAAAAAGTGATTATGGCTGCCCGCGCCCACTGGTTCGAAGAAGAAAATAAATGA